One stretch of Candidatus Nitrosotenuis cloacae DNA includes these proteins:
- a CDS encoding 4a-hydroxytetrahydrobiopterin dehydratase, which produces MRPIGLTEEQIRTELKSLNNWSIQNGKLHREITFEDFVRAFSFMTKVALHAEKMNHHPEWFNVYNRVTIDLTTHDAGGITSNDVELAKFIESTI; this is translated from the coding sequence ATGAGACCCATTGGCCTAACTGAAGAACAGATCCGAACAGAACTAAAATCACTAAATAATTGGAGTATACAAAACGGAAAACTACACAGAGAGATCACATTTGAGGATTTTGTGCGAGCGTTTTCGTTTATGACCAAAGTAGCACTACATGCAGAAAAAATGAATCATCATCCAGAATGGTTCAACGTATACAATAGAGTCACAATAGACCTGACGACACATGATGCAGGCGGTATCACATCAAATGATGTCGAGCTTGCAAAATTCATAGAATCCACGATTTAA
- a CDS encoding asparagine synthase C-terminal domain-containing protein, translating to MNLDALLEKIQNAISQNISSKKIGVAFSGGVDSTLIAKLCHQMNYDVVLLTIGFVDSHDIRFSKQVNDLLKMPHHILEINPDEFDSISTKIHNTIQTDNLSWNENSIAFYHVAKLAQSLGLDTVVTANGIDELFCGYNGYRDAIKQGNDAVMELMNAKLDNEIKMMKQINHVCSEFGIKIVQPLLSEEFIKYAKTIPIDQKITDSDDLQRKHIIRKLAIKIGVPELSANARKKALQYGSMIHKTLLKSR from the coding sequence ATGAATCTTGATGCATTACTAGAAAAAATTCAAAATGCAATATCTCAAAATATATCAAGCAAGAAAATCGGCGTCGCATTTTCGGGCGGTGTTGACAGCACTTTGATTGCTAAATTGTGTCATCAGATGAATTACGATGTTGTATTGTTAACTATTGGGTTTGTCGATTCTCATGACATAAGATTCTCAAAACAAGTAAATGATCTGCTAAAGATGCCTCATCACATTTTGGAAATTAATCCTGACGAATTTGATTCGATTTCTACAAAAATTCACAATACAATACAAACAGACAATCTCTCTTGGAATGAAAATAGCATTGCGTTTTACCATGTAGCAAAACTAGCACAAAGTCTAGGGCTAGATACTGTGGTAACGGCAAATGGGATTGATGAGCTGTTTTGTGGCTATAATGGATATCGTGATGCGATAAAGCAAGGCAATGATGCTGTCATGGAACTAATGAATGCAAAACTAGACAATGAAATCAAGATGATGAAACAAATCAACCATGTCTGCTCAGAATTTGGCATCAAAATAGTCCAACCCCTACTATCTGAGGAATTCATCAAATATGCAAAAACCATACCTATAGATCAAAAAATAACTGATTCAGATGATCTGCAGAGAAAACACATCATAAGAAAACTTGCAATCAAAATTGGTGTGCCAGAACTGTCTGCAAATGCAAGAAAAAAAGCACTCCAGTACGGCTCTATGATTCACAAAACATTGCTAAAGTCTAGATGA
- the purB gene encoding adenylosuccinate lyase, whose translation MPILPIDGGRYGTKEMLAIFDDQKKIDYQLQIEGAAAISQGEIGMIPKKSAQNIFSTSKSGKISVSRVKQLEAKSDHDTAALVEALSEKCQTSARPWIHYGLTSNDLVDTSTSMQMRDALSIIEPKVARLGILLAKKAVEYRDVPAVGRTHGQHASIISFGLKFANWASEMEKHVERIEEIKKRILICKTLGVVGTGSLMGAKAIEVQKRVAKRLNLFPAEVTTQIIPRERYAEYVFQLALTGSTLEKIAIEIRNLQRTEIAEVAEHFKEGQMGSSAVPVKRNPIKSERISSLSKLLRSQMSASFENIPLWHERDLSNSANERFTIPMCSILLDEMLETMLRIIDRLRVNVEKIEQNLYITKGQIFAEFVLEALIKKGVPRFVAYRDVQRVAFEAHDKGMDYSDAIKADKSISSKLTDDEIDKIFTPKSHLGAAPQIITNVNNSVNRVCKKFI comes from the coding sequence TTGCCAATTTTACCAATTGATGGAGGCAGATATGGCACAAAAGAAATGCTTGCCATCTTTGATGACCAAAAAAAGATAGATTATCAACTGCAAATCGAGGGAGCTGCCGCCATCTCACAGGGAGAAATAGGTATGATTCCAAAAAAATCGGCCCAAAACATTTTCTCTACCTCAAAGTCTGGCAAAATATCTGTAAGTAGAGTAAAACAGTTAGAGGCAAAATCAGATCACGATACTGCAGCACTGGTAGAAGCACTAAGTGAGAAATGTCAAACCAGTGCAAGGCCTTGGATTCACTATGGTTTGACTAGCAATGACTTGGTGGATACTAGCACCTCAATGCAGATGAGGGATGCACTCTCAATAATAGAGCCCAAGGTCGCAAGACTCGGAATATTGTTGGCAAAAAAAGCAGTTGAATACAGGGATGTTCCTGCAGTTGGCCGAACTCATGGACAGCATGCAAGTATCATTTCATTTGGATTGAAATTTGCAAACTGGGCCTCTGAGATGGAAAAACATGTAGAGCGAATCGAGGAGATCAAAAAAAGAATCCTCATTTGCAAAACATTAGGTGTTGTTGGTACTGGTTCTTTGATGGGTGCCAAAGCAATAGAGGTCCAAAAAAGAGTGGCAAAAAGACTGAATCTATTCCCAGCAGAGGTCACCACGCAGATCATACCGCGGGAAAGATATGCAGAGTATGTTTTTCAGCTTGCCCTGACTGGTAGTACGCTGGAAAAAATTGCAATAGAGATAAGAAATCTGCAAAGAACCGAGATTGCCGAAGTCGCAGAGCATTTCAAGGAGGGTCAGATGGGGAGCAGTGCAGTGCCAGTAAAGCGAAACCCAATCAAAAGTGAAAGAATTTCCTCATTATCAAAACTATTGCGCAGTCAAATGAGCGCATCATTTGAGAATATTCCATTATGGCATGAGCGCGATTTATCAAATTCCGCAAATGAACGATTCACAATACCAATGTGTTCCATTTTGCTAGATGAAATGTTAGAAACGATGCTGAGAATAATTGACAGACTACGTGTAAATGTTGAGAAAATAGAGCAGAATCTGTATATTACAAAGGGCCAGATCTTTGCAGAATTTGTACTGGAAGCTCTAATCAAAAAAGGAGTGCCAAGGTTTGTTGCATACAGAGATGTTCAGCGAGTCGCCTTTGAAGCACATGACAAAGGCATGGATTATTCTGATGCAATAAAGGCCGATAAATCAATATCATCAAAACTCACAGATGATGAAATTGACAAAATATTCACACCAAAGAGTCACTTGGGTGCAGCCCCTCAGATAATCACAAACGTCAACAATTCTGTAAATCGTGTCTGCAAGAAATTCATCTAG